CAATttagaaaatgagcaaaagatctaaacagacattttatcaaagaagatatatgaatgacACGTAAGCACACTGGAAGATGATGTCATTAATCATTATGGACTCACATACAGCTCTTAGATTAGGGGACAAAACTCAACAATATGAAATGGTGAGGGTATGGAGCAACTGCAACTCTCACATATTGCCACTGTAAAagcaaaatagtacagccactgtggaaaacattgTGGAAGCTTCCTATAAAACTAAACCTAcatttaccatatgacccagcaattccacttctaggtacttactcaagagaaataaaaacctttGTTCACATAGAATCTgttgaatgttcacagcagcattatttgtaatcacaaagaactggaaataactcaaatggGATACTAGTCagtaaataaaaaggaacagactaCTAGTATACATTGCCACCGATGAATCTCCAATTCATTATGCTGAGAGAAAAAGGCCAGACTCAAAAGGCTACACACCTATTCCACTTATATGACATTCTAGGGATACAGAGACAGATCGCagaccagtggttgccagggttgACAGTAAGGGAAAGAACGTGAGGATATTTGAAGAAGATGAGGTCACTGTTCTACAATTCCATTAATGTAGTGTTTACATGACTCTATGTGTTTGTCAAAATACCCTAAAAAGGGCAAAAATTCGTTGTACATGAACTATATCTCAacacaggctttaaaaaaaaaaaaagagtagcctTGAGACAggtgggacctgggaccctttgctgcagtgcttgtaTCTGGACAAACCTCTCCTCCAACAACAAAATAGGAAGTAacaagggactaaaaataactgcatgcataGCCTCTCTGGGCAATTTatgaacaagatacaaaaagaccaaaaatccAACTTCCAGGAGCCAACTTGAGGAGccgggagcaaaagcagggtattgCACATGCCTCCTGCACACAGTACAACCAAgggggtgggcagaccacctaagccacccctctggcccaaacccatccctcccccacccttagCTTCCCAGTGCCAGCCCCCCTATCCTCACAGGGAGTAAACAAGGAAGTTACTCGTTTTAGCTCCCTTCTGCTTGCAGCAAGAGTCCCAAAAAAGCCTTGCTTGAATTTATCATCTAGTCTCTTGTCAATTTCCATTTATTAAGCAGtccaagaaccctggtcagtaAAGCCTAGCTTAACACTaagtttaaagattttttaagatGGGAacataaaaatcctaaaagatgggtACACCCTGGTTGTTTCAAGTAATTCAAGTTAGTTAGATTGAGTGAAGTCTGAGTtaagttttgtctttttaaagtgtGTCATAGCTTCTATATTACAGGAGTTTGAAGGCCTCGCTTCTGTCCCTGATTCTGCCAATCAGGTGATAAATCAGGTAAAAGAGCatttcacttcctttttcttcacctaagttccttattttttaaaatgagaaaatacagtcTTAACCTCACAGTAGCTGTACCCATCAAAAGATGGTATATGGAACATGCAGGTGATATATTAAGTACGTATAGCATCAGCCAACTAAATATAGATACATTATTACACCAAATTTAGGGCCAGGATCGAAATTTCAACCTTAACCAAAAAATCTCATCATTATGAATGGTAACAGGGAAGCAGAAAGTAAATTATCTGAAACATaattaagaaagtaaataatatGAACTACAAGTacaaaaaaactaagatatttTCTACTGCAGATATACTGAACCGTTTGTAAAGTTTCTTTGAGGAAGGACACAAAGatacccttttcttttttttttggtaagaaagcTCTTATTAAGATGTCCTTTTCTAAGAGTATATTATTGCAGGTTATTTTTGagtaataaatacaatttaactATTTTGTAAACAAAATATCACTTAGCACTTCTTGCTAAGTGTCAGCACTAAATGCTTTGCATATTATTAACCAACATTTACAAGACCCAAAAAGATACACCAATGTACTTGGGCAGTTAATTTCCTTACATTCATGTGTTTTATGTAAATACTTCGGCAAGTCCCAATATAATGGGGAAAAAGGCATTTGTATAAGTAATGCTTAATTTGAAAACATTCCTGAATAAGTCCTGTAAGGATCGTTTGGCTTCCATACCTAAAATAATGTGCTCTTACCCTTATTTAAGAAGCTCTCATTTTGATTTAATAAACAGGAAACTAAAATGTCTACTCATTTGACTGTTAGAAAACAAGAGATTAGTATtcgatagctttttttttttaaccgttcTCATATACAAATCACCAGTTAGACCCTTGGAGCAGATGCTGAACCATATCTTGGGGACAACGCCTGTGTGTACGTGTGGGACAGTACATCCCTAGCAAACGGCACTGTTAAACATGCGCCTCAGCTCCGATAAGGCAGGGGGCCCCTTACCCTGGGCCTCCAGCGTTAGAAGGCTTTGCTTTCTTTGGCCCTCCTCCAGCTTTATTCCTCCCCACAGGACAAAGCTATTGAGGAGCCTTCTGGAACATTCCAGGATACCCAGGGTTTCAGACATTTCCTGGTCAAATGGCTCCAAAACTGCTTCCAGGGTCCGCCTAACTGAAAGAAGACCGTGCTACCAGTATATGTGCCACTAGGCTGAGAGAGGGGCAAGAGGGGCTGTTGAGGGTGGGACGAGGGGAGAAGGGCTGAAAACTGTTCAGTTCTCCCACAGGTCCCTAAGTGGGTGGAATGGAGACAGATCCCCCCAGGCCTCTACTCTCTGGCAAGGACTTCACTGAAATTTGAGGTGATCAAAGCCGAGTCCCCAAGAGTAAGCTCAAGATGCCAACGCCAGCTacagagagatggagacaaaTGCCAAGACACATATACTGGCAGATGTATATAAGCACCTGCGTGAGCTAGAGGAGTCAAGTGGCAAAGGCTAAGCCCGTCCACACAGTTCGTGAAAAATTGCCGCGTACACCTGCCGCCACCCCCAGCTCCTCTCTACTGGGGGAGGGATTTGCGCGGGCAGATGTAGGGGTAAGCAGGGTAGCTAGGAAACGGGTCCTGACGTTGCCCGCAGCGCAGGGGAGAGCAGGGTAGCAACAGGAGGCTGCTGGTGTGGTTCGAGGGCCCCACCATCAGCTGATTATGGGGAGCCAGTCAAGGGCCCGCGGGGGGAAAGGGCGGGGCCGCGCGACGTCACCGCCGCGGCCAACGTCAGCGCCTCTTGCCGCTTGCCGCAGCCGCAAGATCGCTGTGGTGCAGCTCGGGTGCAGGTCTCTGTGGGAGCCACCTAGAACTCTGCGCTGCTCCTCGAACATGGCTGACTCGCAGAACCAGGGCTCTGCGGAGCCGAGCCaggcagcggcggcggcagcagcagcagatgcggCCGCGGCAGCGGAGGAGGTAATGGCGGAAGGTGGTGCGCAGGGGGGAGATTCTGACAGCGCGTCCAGCGACTCCGACGGTGTGGTCGGTCAGATGGCTGAGGAGCCCCAGACCCCTGCAGAGAATGCACCAAAGCCTAGAAATGACTTTATCGAGAGCCTGCCTAATTCGGTAAAATGCCGAGTCCTGGCCCTCAAAAAGCTGCAGAAGCGATGCGATAAGATAGAAGCCAAATTTGACAAGGAATTCCAGGCTCTGGAGAAAAAGTATAACGATATCTATAAGCCCTTACTTGCTAAGATCCAAGAGCTCACCGGTGAGATGGAGGGGTGTGCATGGACCTTAGAGGGTGATGAggaggatgatgatgatgacgagtacgaggatgaggaggagggagaggaggaggacgaggaggaagAAGAGCCTGCAGCAGAGGCTGCGGGGACCGCTGCCGCCAAAGATGAGGGTCCCCACTCTGCAGTGCCTGATGACGCCAAGAAATAAGCGGGGCAGAGAGTGCAGAGGAGAATGACGACGCAGATTTAAAACCCCGATTACTATTATTTTGTACACATTGGTGGACTTGAACGGCTCAGGTTTTGGACCAAAGTACAGTAGGAATCAATTCTGACATTCCTAAAATACTATGAAATTGACGCAATCAGATTATGCCCAGCGCGTCTCAAATTTGATTTCCAATTTGAACACAAATAATACCAACAGGTGTTGAAAAtgagttaaatttaaaatgatttttcatgATCTCTTCTGTGAGGACTGGAGTTGAGACTTACTAAGGGTGTCAAGTAGATGTGAATTAAAGAACGTCACTTTGAAAATCCTTTCGTCACAGTATCGCACTAGGCACGGAACACCCAAGCCGAGATCGAACGTGTTCTCAATGCCgaattcttccatttcttttgcatttttccagcgcagcagcagcagaactcaaAACAGATCTCATCTTTAAGACTTTGTTTTTGTAACATTAGCTTTACACTTCAGAGAAGAGAGATGGGACGAAGGAACCCGGTGCTGGAGATCATGACAATACTGTTAATGAGGCTCAGAAAACTGCCACTTCAGATTCTAAAGACTGTTCTGAATATTTGGTTCTGAGAAGGAGGGTGTATGACCTGTACAATATTGTCAACGTGTGTGTTCATTATTTACGGTCTCGTGTTTATGTGTTTTCTTGGTAATGTCTATTTACAAAGGTGTAAAACAAATCCCAATTGTTTAAGCATTAAATCCCCTTATCAAATATTTTAGAAGTATTAATTTACTTGAAAAAATGTAGAATTCTAGTAAAGTCTGTAAAGCATGTGTATCCAATGTTATGTACTTTGAATTGTGTGATGTCTTTTTGTCTTGTAGCTTTTAGAATGTAGCTGTGAAAAttatcagaactcttcactgaaGCTAATgtttgggaaaaaatatatacttgaagAACCAATCCAACTGTGTGTCCCCATCCGCAGCTCAGAAGTAGAAAGGGTTTCAGTTTGCTTGTGTTAGCTGTGCCTTCGTTATTTTGCTATGTAAATGtgacatattaatataaaatggtgcatAATCAAATTTTACTGCTCGGGAACAGATTGGCATACAGCAAAGGATTTTTAGGAGGACACATTTAACGTAAAGACTCTTAGCTTCTTTGTGGGTTTTGAACTGTGTGATCTATAAGGAAATTTAAGCATAAAATTGTTTACCACTGTGGtgttaataaaactgtattttcaaaaaacaaaaggacTCATTCTCTGACTGCCTGGAATGAAATCCCAGATCTGCCTCTTATTAGCGATGAATCTCAAGCAATTCAGTTAATCTGTGTTTAGTTTCTCCTTATCTATAAAAGGGGATAGTAACAATTCCTCCCTCACAGGTTATTATGGAGAACAAGCTAGTTAATTTACATAAAGCTCATAGACCAGCATCTGACACTAAGTGCTCAAAGTACTTCAGCTGTTATtaacattgttattattatatgaAAGATAAAAGAGGAAGATTTGAAATTCAGTCCTCTCGTAAGTtacaaaaagggagaaaatacattatattcttatgatttttttttcattatattcttaTGATTTTATTGTTTAAGAATGTGGCCTTTCATTTGTAaacaaataaattcaataaaaggtCTTCTTCCtcaatataaaaatcagattttgATTTCCtcccagaaagaataaaaaacattatGCATATAAAGGCTATTTCAACTTTATATCTGGGCATTCTAAATTAAGTATAAAATTGAAAGTGATTCCCCACAAATTTTaaacacacagatttttttttttttttcatttcccttaaGGGTTAAAATTATTCAGAAGTAACATTAGACCCATTTACCTTAGGGAATGGAAGGAAGCTCTGACCTGTTGCTAATTGCAATAGTTGAGTAAAACCTTAATGTAACAATCTTCCTTAGGGTCAAgacaacaaaaagagaaaatcaaaataatttattatagaaGAAGTAAATGATAATCATGCCTAACtggaacagaagcaaaaaaaaactaaaaattcaatattcatttcTTATCCCTAGGAATAAAAGACTTGTTTTTCTAGGtcctacaaaaacaaaaatgagtgaAACAAATAAGGTGTGTAATTagtggggaaaataaaaaattttggaaGGGATGTGATTTTATATAGAAAGCCCAAGAGAATCAGTTGAAACCTATCACATTCAGTAAGTTTGAGGAACTGATTAGTTACTGgataaacatataaaaaccaCTAATTATTTCTAGGCACtttaatgtaaaaatacatgCAAAAGGCTCTcagagtatataaaataaaaatatttataaaaacctcaattaaaaatgtatgcaacctatgaaaagaaaaaaaaatagaatatcacaaagaaatgtaaaaaacaagCCTTTGGAAGGTAAGACTGAATATcacaaaagtgtcaattcttcccatATTAACATGTTATTTACTACACTTCAAATCAAAACCCAAACTGGATCTAGAACCATATAACTACCCTAATCTTCACCTAACTGTTTACTAATATGGAAACAGTTAAGATTTTATCTTAAACTACAGactcaaaagaaaatttttaatggaagaaaatatattattacgCATTTACTAATTACTGGACAGGGAAAGGTTAAGTCTAGAGTGATTTAAGACCAAAAGAAATAATCAACAGACATGACAACACAAAAATTAAGagcttataaaaattttaaaagacttcacatttttaaaagcaagcagcaaatggaataaaatgtgcaataaaatacaaatacaaaaaaaagttcATATAAATCATATGAAAATCATTTTGTCTTAATAGAGAATTATATAAAAGATGTCAGCAGActactttaaaaaaggaaatactgcAATCCTGTTTAGGGCAGCAAGACACATCCTGAAAGGACAGTACTAAGTGGTCCAGGCCTCCGGCAAGGTCTGGATCTTTCTTTCACTTATACATACAACTTCAGCTATGGGGTTTTCTAGCTACCATTCATACCACTGTTGGCCACTTTTCTCAGGATATAAGCACATATGTGATGCCCTTCATAATGTCAAGCAATTTCCACCATTTCCTAACTAGCTTGATCTTTCCCCTCTGTTTCCTGAATTGCTTATTTGATAGTTCCTCAGGCAGCCATAAAACTTGTATGTTAATATGTAGCAGAATACCCTCTCTTTAAGGCAGGTCAAACACTCTCACTCATAAACCACTTTTAATCCATTATAGATCCAAATTAGTAAGCAACACACAACATAACTGGCAGAAAGAAAGGCAGCGTGCACTACGCATTCAACTCAGTCTCTACGAGCATTATGCAGGAGACTGCAGCAGGCTGACACTCACAGCCCAGCACAGTACAGCAGCTCTCCCGGACTCAGACTTTACCatcaagcacacacagacacatctgCACGTGCATACACAGGGacacaaacatttttttattgacaCGAAAGTCACAAAACATAATTAgccatttaaaatgaacaattcgGTGgcatttaattcattaaaatgttGTGCAATGATCACTTCTACCTAATtcactttttttaagaaaaaatactttaaaggtAAACATCAGAAAAATGGATTAATGCTATGTAGAATATGTAAAGTAGCTTATATACGggagaaatacaaaattttacaAGTGAAGTCAAGTTTCTTATTagactagattttaaaaaaagaatactcagTATTTTTAAGGATTAGATGAAATAGAGTAGTACTCTCATACATTGATGATAATGTATAAGTTGGTATAATTCATAACCaaaataaatttagcaaaaatAGCCACAGATTCGAAATGATATACACTAATTCCATTTCACCCTTGGGACCTTATCATTAAAAGagcaattttaaaaacaaagttttataCTTAAGATGTCTGATACAGTcttattaaaaatgaaggaaggggaagagaaagaaagggaaggaaaaaaagaacatagaaaCAAGCCAGACACTCAAAagggaaagtagggaaaacacacATTCACATAGGCTGTGCAGTCATTATTAAGACTGTCCATGAGggctttataataaatttatagatATAAGCATTATCTCAACCTAAGTTAAACAATTCAGACAtacaattttatacatatatagtatgttTTCAACTATGCCaactttgtgtttaaaaaattgCATAGTCTGTCTGAACTGAAAACAGCAAACTCTTCAAGTTATTTATCTTCAAGGGATGAAGGGACACAGGGACCCTGAACCTCTGGTCTTGGCCTCTTAGTGGCAATGTGCTGAGAGCCTAAGCTCTCACTCAAACAAAATGGCTTTGAAACTTGGCTCTGGTTTTTGAACTCTGGACTTC
This is a stretch of genomic DNA from Bos mutus isolate GX-2022 chromosome 6, NWIPB_WYAK_1.1, whole genome shotgun sequence. It encodes these proteins:
- the NAP1L5 gene encoding nucleosome assembly protein 1-like 5 — protein: MADSQNQGSAEPSQAAAAAAAADAAAAAEEVMAEGGAQGGDSDSASSDSDGVVGQMAEEPQTPAENAPKPRNDFIESLPNSVKCRVLALKKLQKRCDKIEAKFDKEFQALEKKYNDIYKPLLAKIQELTGEMEGCAWTLEGDEEDDDDDEYEDEEEGEEEDEEEEEPAAEAAGTAAAKDEGPHSAVPDDAKK